The Halopelagius inordinatus genomic interval CCGGTGGACGAACGAGAGCGGGACGAACTCGGTGATTCCCCCCGTTCGGTCCTGTAGGTCACGAATCACCTTCAGATGCATGACGCGGTGGGCCTCGTTCTCGACGTGGCCGTACATGATGGTCGCCGTCACGTCTAAGCCGGCGGCCACCGCGCCCTCCATCCCTTCGACCCACTCGTCTGTGCCTATCTTCCCGGGGCAGATGACATCTCGCACCTCGGGAACCAGAATCTCCGCGGCGGTGCCGGGCGCAGAGGAGAGACCGGCCGCCTTCAGTTCGCGGTACACCTTCTCGTAGGACCAGTCGGTGCCGCGACGGGCGTGGTACGCCTCCTCCGGGGTCATCGAGTGGAGGTGCGCGCCGCCGACGGACATCGCGCGCATCTGTTCGACGTAGGTGCCGGGGTCTTTGTCGTACGCTTCGGGCGGTTTGTAGTCCACCTCGGCGTACGGGTCGTCGTGCGCTTCGAGAATCTCGCGGTGGTCCTCGTTCAGGACGAACGCGGGGTGGAGTCCGGAGACGGAGGTGACTTCGTAGACGCCCGCTTCGAGGGCGTCTTCGACGACGCTGCGTGACTCCTCGGGCGTCTTCGTAAAGCCCGTGTGCTCTTCGTCGTGGTCGGACTCGAACTGGTGGGCGGTGTTCTTGAAGTTACAGAACAGACAGCCGGTGTTGCAGGCCGTCGTGACGTTGTTGTTCACGTTGGCGACGAACGTCACGTCGTCGCCGACCACCTCCGCCCGGCGTCGGTCCGCGGCTTCCAGGACCTGCTCTTTTCGGACGGGGTCGATTTCGGGCGACTCCGTCCCCGCCGTCATCAGTTCGATTCCGTCGGCGACGGTGAGGCGGACGCCGTCTCGCGCCTTCGCCAACGCGTTCTCGAACGACTGGTCCGTCTCGGGCGTGTGCTCGAAGTCGAACTGGTCGTCCGAGTCCGGCGCCGACGCGTCGGTCATGCTACGAGGACACGATTGGCAGACACAAAAGTGAGGCGGTCGCGGAAGAGGACCGACGGACGGCGTCGGGGCGAGTCGGTCGACGTCGCGGAATGGGACGGGACGCGAGACGTGAGAGCGGTTATTGTCGCAGAGCGCGTAGTACGGAGTATGAGCACAGACCCTACGATAGAAACGGAGTGGTCAGACGTCGGCACCGACGACGCGGGAACCGGATTTTGGGTGAGCGCGCTTCTCGGCGCACTCGTCAGCATCGTCGCGTCGTTCGTCCCGTTCTCGCCCGTCCTCGGCGGGGGCGTCGCGGGCTATCTCTACCGCGGAACCCGCGAGGAGGGCGTGAAAGTCGGCGCCGTCTCGGGAGCCATCGCCGCCGTCCCCATCGTGGCGGTTCTGACCCTGGTGTTCGCCGGACTCGGACTGTTCACCGTCATAGAGAACGCCTTCGCCGGGACGCTGCTTTTCGTCGCACTCTTGGGCATCTCCGTCTCGGTGACGCTTCTGCTCTCGGCGGGGCTTTCTGCGCTCGGCGGATACGTCGGCGTCTACCTCCGCGAGGAGACGGACGGCGGCGAACCGCCGCGGGCGAGAGACGCACCCGGCGAGGAGGCCGACAGAGAGCGCTCGTCCGCGTGAGAGACGAGACGCGTCGCTGGCGGTGGGGTCGGGTCGGCCGCGGACGAACGTCGACCGGTCTCAGGCCGACCGCTTTGCGGCCAGTCTCGCTTCGACCATCTCGGCGAGTGCCGGAAGCGCCGTCGTCGCGTCGTCGCGGACGACGTGGTGGGCGAGTCGGTCTTTTTCGGTCGCTCCGAGGTTGACGACGGCGAGTTCGCCGCCGAACCGCGACGCTTCCTCGGGAAGCGACGCGGCGGGGTCTACGGTCAGAGACGACCCGACGACGATAAACAGGTCGCTCTCGCGGGCCATCCGACGCGCGGCGTCGAACGGGTGGTAGGGGAGTTCCTCGCCGAACAGCACCACGTCCGGCTTCATGAGGCCGTCGCAGGCGGGACACCGCGGCGTCTCGTCCGCCCGAACCGCCTCGAACGCCTCCTCGGCGGGCACCGTCGCGTCGCACGAGACGCAGGCCGCCCGCGAGGCGTTGCCGTGGAGTTCGATGAGGCGTCCGGTGCCCGCGTCGTCGTGCAAGCCGTCGGTGTTCTGCGTCACGACGGCGTCTATGACGCCCCGTTCTTCGAGTCGGACGAGTGCGTCGTGCGCCGCGTTCGGTTCCGGGTCGTCGGCGTACATCCGTTCGTGTAACTGGAGTCGGTCCCGCCAGAAGCCGTCCGGGTCGGCTCTGAATCGGTCGATGCCGACGTCGTCCGGGTCGAACTCGTCGTTCCAGATGCCGTCTTCTCCGCGGAACGAGGGGATGCCAGACGCCGTGCTAACACCCGCACCCGTCATCACGGCCGCACTGTCGGCGGCCGCCAACGCGTCCGCAACCTCGGCTAACTCATCATCCATACTACCCGTAGAGAGTCCTAGATGAAAAACGTCGCGCCGCCCGTTTAACGACCCCATAACCACGAACGTGCATATAAAATCCATCGTTAACGGGGTTGGTGAGCACGGAAGTGGAAGCTTACTTGTGCGATGGGGAACCACCGACGCGCATGACCAGCGTGAAGGAGTTCCGAGTCGAGGAGACGCCGACGCCCGACGAACTCGGACGGGGGCGGTTCGTCTTCACCGACCAGTACTCCGTGTTCGACTGGGGAGAGATGCCCGACCACGTCGGTGGGAAGGGCGCGTCCCTCTGTACGATGGGCGCGCACAACTTCGAACTCCTCGACGTGAACCACGTTCCGACGCACTACGTGGGCGTAATCGAAGACGGCGAGGTGAGAGAACTCGGCGAGTGCAAGCGGCCGCCGACGGAGATGGCTATCGAACTCACGCAGGTGCCCGACCTGCCGTTCCTCGGAGACGGTGCGTACGACTACGACGCCTACCGCGAGGCGGCGGGCGAGAACTACCTGATTCCGCTCGAAATCGTCTTCCGCAACACCGTCCCCGTCGGGTCGAGTCTCCGCACGCGAGGGTCGCCCCGAGAGTACGGCCTCGATTCGACCGAATGGCCCGACGAGGCGGTCGAACTCCCCGAACCGGTCGTCGAGTTCTCCACCAAGTACGAAGAGAGAGACCGCTATCTGGACCGCGAGGAGGCGGACCGAATCGCCGGTGCCGCCGACGTCGACCGACTCGAAGAACTCGCTCTCGCCGTCAACCACATCCTCAACGGCCGCGCGGAACGCGGCGGGTTCGTCCACGAAGACGGGAAGATAGAGTGTCTGTACCACGAGGGGACGATCAAAGTCGCGGACGTGGTCGGAACATTCGACGAGAACCGCTTTTCCTACGACGGTCAGGAGGTGTCGAAAGAGGTCGTCCGCCAGTACTACAAGCGCGCGGACCCCGAGTGGGTCGAAGCCGTCTCCGAGGCGAAGTCGCGCGCCGACGCCGAGGGCGTCGCCGACTGGCGGTCGCTCTGCGAACGCGACCCCGACCCCTTGCCGGCGGACGTCCTCGACGCGGTTTCGGAGATGTACGCCGCCGGGACGAACGCCTACACGGGCGCGGAGTGGTTCGACGCGCCAGACATCGCCGACGCCGTCGAACGCGTCCGAAGCCTCTGAGACGCTACTCGACCCACGACTGGACGAGGCGGACCGCTCTCTCGCCCAGTCCGGCGGCACCGACGACGGTGAGAACGCCCGCACCGGCGAGGGCCGTCCACGGCAGAACGTCGAGTCTGGGGGCGAAACTGGCGTGCGCGCCGACGAGTAGTACGGTGACGAACAGCCATCCGCCGTAGAGGACGAACGCGAGTCGGCGGAGTCCGGAGTTCACGACAGGGTCTAGCCGTTCGCTCGGCAAATGCGTGGCGACGACGTGACAGAAGAGCTTTCACTCCGTTATTCGAGCGTGTGTTCGTGTGTCCGCTATCCCGCCGCCGCGCCCTCGCCGCCGTCGGAAGCGCCGCCGCTTTCGGGACCGCGGGCTGTCTCGGCCTGCGCGACCGCTACGTCCCACGCACGCACGAACGAGACGCCGACCTGTCGGGCGACGACGGCCCCTGGCCGACGCTGGGTCACGACGCCCGCCGGACAGCGTCGGTCGCCGGGACCGGACCGGACGCGAACGCGCGAGTGACGCGCCTGACCGAAGCGAATCGGTTCCCCGACCGTCAGGTCGTCGTCGGTTCGGACGTCCTCCTGTTCGTCGTCCGGCGGTGGCGGGAAAACGACCGAGACGACGAACTGTTCTCGGGCGTCGTCGCGGTGGACCGCGAGGGGTCGGAACGGTGGCGTCTCCGCACCGAACCGGACGTGGGAGTGCCGACGGCCGTCGGAAACACCGTGTTCGTAGAGGAGAGCAACCTGACTCGCGCCGTCGACGCCGAGACGGGCGTAGTGAACTGGCGCTACCGGCGCGGCTACGGTTTCCCTCACGTCTCGCCCGCCGTCCGCGACGGGCGCGTCTACGTCGGCGGCCGTCGGTTCCTCGCACTCGACGCCGCGACCGGCGAGCGTCTGTGGCGGACGGACGAGGAGATGCCCGCCGTACAGACGTGTTCGGCGACGGCGGGCCGCGTCGTCGCCTCGAACGGGTACGCCGAGAACGGCGGCGGCCTGTTTTGTCTCGACGCCGCCGACGGGAGCGTCCGGTGGGAAGCGGACGTAGCCCCGACCCACGACCCCGCGGCGGTAGGGGAGAGACGGTGTTTCTCGGTGGACGACGAGGGCGCTCTCTCGGCGGTTTCGACGGCCGATGGGAGCGTGCAGTGGACGCGGGCGCGGGCCGCAGACGGCGACCGCTCCCGGTACGAGCAACCCGTCCTCGCCGACGGAGTCGTCCTCGTCGGTGGGGCGAACGCACCGCTCCGCGCGTTCGACCGCGAGACGGGCGAGACGGCGTGGACCGCCGGTCCCGCCGACGAACGCCACTACGCGCCCGTCGTCGCCGCCGACGGTGTCTACGGCGTCACGCGGGAAGGGACCGTCTACGAAGTCGGGGTCGAAGGGACCGAGCGGTGGCGTCGGTCGCTGGACCGGACGGTGACGAGTGCGCCATCGCTCGCCGAGGGTGCGCTCTACTTCGGAAGTCGAACCGGGGAGCGCGTCGAAAGGTGGCAGGGCGGATTCGACCGCTTCGGCCCCTGAAAATCAGTCGTCCGAGGGGTCGGGCGTCGCTCCGTCGGCCGCCGTCTCGCCCGCCTCGGACGCGTCGGCGAGTGCGTCGCCGAGTCCGTCGACGGGTCGGTCCGGGTTCGCCTCGCGGGCTTCCGGCGTCGTCCCGAGTTGGTAGCCCGACGCGTCGGCCTCCTCGCGGATACTGGTCCGCCCGCGGTGGACGCTGACAGCGTCGTCGAGGTGGAGCCGAACCGCTTCGATGAGCGCGTCCGCTTCCAGCGGTTGGCCGAGTCGCTTTATCTCCTCGACGCTCGCGTCGTCCGGCACGTCGAACGCCCGTTGGGTGATGATGGGGCCTTGGTCCAAATCCGTCGTCACGTAGTGGGCGGTGACGCCCGCGATGCGGACGCCCTCCTCTTTGGCCTGCCGGTAGGCGGCCGCGCCGGGGAAGGCGGGCAAAAGCGAGGGGTGGATGTTGATGATGCGGTCCTCGTAGCGGAACACGACGTTCGGTCCGAGGATTCGCATGTACCGCGCGAGCACTATCAGGTCGACGTCGTACTGTTCGAGGATGTCGAGCAGTTCGTCCTCGTCGGGCGTTCCCTTCTCGTCGCCGATGTCGTGGAACGGCACGTCGTACTGCGAGGCGAGGGGTTCGAGGGAGTCGCGGTTGCCGACGACGACGGAGATGTCCGCGCCGAGTTCGCCGTTCGTCCACGCCTCGAACATGGCTTCGAGACAGTGCGACTCTTTGGTCGTGAGGACGGCGATCTGTTTGGTCTCGCGGTCCGAGGGAAAGCGCACCTGCACGTCGACGCCGAGTTCGTCGCCGAGTTCCGAGAGCGTCTCGCGGAGCGTCTCTCGCGTGCAGACCATCTCCGAGGTGTCCGCGTGGAGCGTCATCCGGAAGATGCCGTCTCGCACCGCCTGGTCCAGGTCCTCGACGTTGATTCCGCGCTCGAACAGCAGGGTGGTGACGTTCGCGATGAGTCCAGTCTTGTCGTCTCCGATGACGGTAATCTCGGTCAGGTCGGTCATCGGTCCCACCTCCAACTGCTTTCGAACGGAGTCATCGACGGTTCGAGGGTGTGCGAACGCAAAAGGGTGTCCATCTCCGCCCGTCTCGCCACCGTACGGCGGACAGTACAGCCCCGCGACACCGAACGAGTGAAAAGCGCGCTTCGAGACGAAAACGCACGTTCGTGTATATCGGAGACGGTCCAAAACGTCTTTTGCCCATGACCGCGCACCACTACTCGATGACGACCTACACCGCGACGGTGACGGTCCGCCTGAAGCGAGGCGTCCTCGACCCGGAGGCCGAAACCACGAAGCGCGCGCTGGAGCGACTCGGCTTCGAGTTGGAGACGCTCCGTTCGGCGGACCAGTTCGAAGTCGACCTCGACGCTCCCTCGGCGGACGAGGCGGCCGACCGCGCCGACGAGATGGCGGAGCGACTGCTGGCGAACCCCACGATTCACGACTACGAGGTCGAGGTGGCGGAAGCGTAGATGTCCGTCAGTATTCCGGTCCGAGCGGTCGAATCTCTCCGCGGAGGTGCGTCCCGATGACGGTGGCTTCCTCGACAGTCACCGTCGAGGCCGCCCACGGAGGTGCGTCCCGATGACGGTGGCTGTCGTCCAGTTCGGCGGGTCGAACTGCGACAGAGACGCCGTGGCCGCCCTCTCGCATCTCGGCATCGACGCCGAACGCGCGTGGCACGAGGACGGCCTCCCGGACGACGTGACCGGTATCGTCCTCCCCGGCGGGTTCTCCTACGGCGACTACCTCCGCGCGGGTGCGATGGCGGCGCGGTCGCCGATCATGGAGGAAGTCCGGGCGGCCGCGGACGACGGCGTCCCCGTTCTCGGCGTCTGCAACGGCGCGCAGATAGGCTCCGAGTCCGGTCTCACCGACGGCGCGTTCACCACGAACGAGAGCGCCCGCTTCCAGTGTGAACCCGTCTTCCTCCGCGTCGAGAACGCCGACACGCCGTGGACCGCGGCGTACGAGGAGGGCGACGTGATAGAACTGCCCATCGCGCACGGCGAAGGTCGCTTCGAGACGAGCGACGACCGCTACGAGACGCTGGAAGCCGACGACCGCGTCCTCTTTCGCTACTGCGACGCCGACGGCAACGTCACCGAAGCGGCGAATCCGAACGGCTCTCGCGGCAACGTGGCGGGCATCCTCGGCGAACGCGACACCGTCGCCGTGCTGATGCCGCACCCAGAGCGCGCGTCTCTTCCCGACCTGGGGGGAAGCACCGACGGTCAGGGCGTCCTCCGCGGTTTCGAAGACGCGTAAGGCGGACGCCTCGTCCCCTCGTCAGGGGGTTATCTCTCGCGGCGAACTGGTTGCGATCCACGCGTCGGCGTTCTCTTCTGCGGATATCTCGAACCACCCGTCGTCGTAGTAAACCGTGTTGTACGTGTACATCGTTGTGAAAGGGCCGACGACGCATCGTGCGGGGAACGATACGTTGCGTCGCGCCCGTCGAGACGAACGAGGGGGGAGAACAAGACTACGCGCCGCCTTCGCGCGCGGTAGTGGTCAACTACCGTAATTCGGGGCGGCTTAACTCACCGCGTCAACGGCATCGAGTAACTCGTCTCCTCTTCGAGGACGACGGCCCACGTGTCCTCGCAGTCGCAGGACACCTGCTCGAACACCGAGGGGTCCTGCCGCAGGTCGAAGTCCTTGATGGCCTTCTGGACGATATCGTCGCAGTCACCGCAGTTGTGCGGGCCGCGGTCCGACCCGTGGCCGACGGGGTCCGAAACGACGATGGCGTCGACGTCGGCGGTCGATTCGAGCACCTCCGCGACCGACCAGAGCCACGGCGGGCGGTAGCCGCCGTTGAAGAAGAGTTCGTCGACCATCGTGTAACTCTGGACGTTCGTCGGGTTCATCGAGACGGTGTGGCAGTTCTCCACCGCCGCACAGCGACGGACCGAGGATTTCATGTCTTCGAGAGCTTCCGACTCCGAGAGGAACGGCGGCTTCATCAGGAGGTACGCCTTCACGCCCGCGGCGGCGGCGGCGGCCTCCTCGCAGGCGTCCTCGAAGTCCGAGAAGTCGAAGTACTTGTTCACGCAGTCGTGGCGCACTCGGTCCGTCGCCGTCTCCAAACCGACGGCCACGTCCGTCTCCAAGCCGACGCCGGTGAAGTCTTCGAGTTTCTCGCGTTCGACGAAGTCCGGAAGCGACTCGACGACGATTCGCTCTCTGTCGGCGAACGCCTCGCCGATGGCCGCGCGCGTCTCCGCGCCGACTTCGCGTTCGTCGAGGAACGACCCCGAGGTGTAGATTTTGATCAGTTCGGACGGCCCCTCGGCGTTCTCCTCCTCGTGGTCGAGACAGACCCGAATCTGGTCCATCAGCGCCTCGTGGGCGACGCTGCCACCCTCGACGGACTCGGCGACGTACCCGCACATCGTACACCCTCCGGCGCGCGCCCACCGACAGCCGCCGGTGTTGAGGATGATAGTGAGCGACTGTTTGACGCCGTCCGGCGTGTTGTCCTCGTCTATCCAGACGCGCGTCGGTTCGTGCGGGTCGTACGTCTTGTCCTTGCGCGACCGTATCTCGCGCATCACCTGATTGTGGGCGTCCATGCCCTTCCCCCGTTCGTACACTTCGGGGCTCGGCTTACTCATTGTACTCTCGTACCCGGTGAGTCCGTAAATCCGCTTCGTCTACGCCCGGGCGATTCGGGGGGTGGATTCACGTCCCTCGGCTTCGAACGACGGCCGTGCGAACTCGGCGACGCCTCCTCGCGTCAGTCGCCGCCGCCGGGAGCCTCTCTGTTTCGGGGTGCGACGCGTTCCGGT includes:
- a CDS encoding SIR2 family NAD-dependent protein deacylase — translated: MDDELAEVADALAAADSAAVMTGAGVSTASGIPSFRGEDGIWNDEFDPDDVGIDRFRADPDGFWRDRLQLHERMYADDPEPNAAHDALVRLEERGVIDAVVTQNTDGLHDDAGTGRLIELHGNASRAACVSCDATVPAEEAFEAVRADETPRCPACDGLMKPDVVLFGEELPYHPFDAARRMARESDLFIVVGSSLTVDPAASLPEEASRFGGELAVVNLGATEKDRLAHHVVRDDATTALPALAEMVEARLAAKRSA
- a CDS encoding formyltetrahydrofolate deformylase, encoding MTDLTEITVIGDDKTGLIANVTTLLFERGINVEDLDQAVRDGIFRMTLHADTSEMVCTRETLRETLSELGDELGVDVQVRFPSDRETKQIAVLTTKESHCLEAMFEAWTNGELGADISVVVGNRDSLEPLASQYDVPFHDIGDEKGTPDEDELLDILEQYDVDLIVLARYMRILGPNVVFRYEDRIINIHPSLLPAFPGAAAYRQAKEEGVRIAGVTAHYVTTDLDQGPIITQRAFDVPDDASVEEIKRLGQPLEADALIEAVRLHLDDAVSVHRGRTSIREEADASGYQLGTTPEAREANPDRPVDGLGDALADASEAGETAADGATPDPSDD
- the purQ gene encoding phosphoribosylformylglycinamidine synthase I, producing the protein MTVAVVQFGGSNCDRDAVAALSHLGIDAERAWHEDGLPDDVTGIVLPGGFSYGDYLRAGAMAARSPIMEEVRAAADDGVPVLGVCNGAQIGSESGLTDGAFTTNESARFQCEPVFLRVENADTPWTAAYEEGDVIELPIAHGEGRFETSDDRYETLEADDRVLFRYCDADGNVTEAANPNGSRGNVAGILGERDTVAVLMPHPERASLPDLGGSTDGQGVLRGFEDA
- a CDS encoding archaeosine biosynthesis radical SAM protein RaSEA; the encoded protein is MSKPSPEVYERGKGMDAHNQVMREIRSRKDKTYDPHEPTRVWIDEDNTPDGVKQSLTIILNTGGCRWARAGGCTMCGYVAESVEGGSVAHEALMDQIRVCLDHEEENAEGPSELIKIYTSGSFLDEREVGAETRAAIGEAFADRERIVVESLPDFVEREKLEDFTGVGLETDVAVGLETATDRVRHDCVNKYFDFSDFEDACEEAAAAAAGVKAYLLMKPPFLSESEALEDMKSSVRRCAAVENCHTVSMNPTNVQSYTMVDELFFNGGYRPPWLWSVAEVLESTADVDAIVVSDPVGHGSDRGPHNCGDCDDIVQKAIKDFDLRQDPSVFEQVSCDCEDTWAVVLEEETSYSMPLTR
- the purS gene encoding phosphoribosylformylglycinamidine synthase subunit PurS, whose amino-acid sequence is MTTYTATVTVRLKRGVLDPEAETTKRALERLGFELETLRSADQFEVDLDAPSADEAADRADEMAERLLANPTIHDYEVEVAEA
- a CDS encoding DUF5518 domain-containing protein; amino-acid sequence: MSTDPTIETEWSDVGTDDAGTGFWVSALLGALVSIVASFVPFSPVLGGGVAGYLYRGTREEGVKVGAVSGAIAAVPIVAVLTLVFAGLGLFTVIENAFAGTLLFVALLGISVSVTLLLSAGLSALGGYVGVYLREETDGGEPPRARDAPGEEADRERSSA
- a CDS encoding outer membrane protein assembly factor BamB family protein, whose amino-acid sequence is MCPLSRRRALAAVGSAAAFGTAGCLGLRDRYVPRTHERDADLSGDDGPWPTLGHDARRTASVAGTGPDANARVTRLTEANRFPDRQVVVGSDVLLFVVRRWRENDRDDELFSGVVAVDREGSERWRLRTEPDVGVPTAVGNTVFVEESNLTRAVDAETGVVNWRYRRGYGFPHVSPAVRDGRVYVGGRRFLALDAATGERLWRTDEEMPAVQTCSATAGRVVASNGYAENGGGLFCLDAADGSVRWEADVAPTHDPAAVGERRCFSVDDEGALSAVSTADGSVQWTRARAADGDRSRYEQPVLADGVVLVGGANAPLRAFDRETGETAWTAGPADERHYAPVVAADGVYGVTREGTVYEVGVEGTERWRRSLDRTVTSAPSLAEGALYFGSRTGERVERWQGGFDRFGP
- the cofH gene encoding 7,8-didemethyl-8-hydroxy-5-deazariboflavin synthase subunit CofH produces the protein MTDASAPDSDDQFDFEHTPETDQSFENALAKARDGVRLTVADGIELMTAGTESPEIDPVRKEQVLEAADRRRAEVVGDDVTFVANVNNNVTTACNTGCLFCNFKNTAHQFESDHDEEHTGFTKTPEESRSVVEDALEAGVYEVTSVSGLHPAFVLNEDHREILEAHDDPYAEVDYKPPEAYDKDPGTYVEQMRAMSVGGAHLHSMTPEEAYHARRGTDWSYEKVYRELKAAGLSSAPGTAAEILVPEVRDVICPGKIGTDEWVEGMEGAVAAGLDVTATIMYGHVENEAHRVMHLKVIRDLQDRTGGITEFVPLSFVHRNTPLYDRGLVTEGASDDEDELMIAVSRLFLDNVDNVQSSWVKFGNAKSLKLLNCGANDFMGTILSEEITKRAGGGFGEYRSFDDYVEMVSAIGRTPVERSTDYRKRRRLDPDDAPHGPTLGPRADGTPMLDGHPEETNSPARADD
- a CDS encoding phosphoribosylaminoimidazolesuccinocarboxamide synthase, producing the protein MTSVKEFRVEETPTPDELGRGRFVFTDQYSVFDWGEMPDHVGGKGASLCTMGAHNFELLDVNHVPTHYVGVIEDGEVRELGECKRPPTEMAIELTQVPDLPFLGDGAYDYDAYREAAGENYLIPLEIVFRNTVPVGSSLRTRGSPREYGLDSTEWPDEAVELPEPVVEFSTKYEERDRYLDREEADRIAGAADVDRLEELALAVNHILNGRAERGGFVHEDGKIECLYHEGTIKVADVVGTFDENRFSYDGQEVSKEVVRQYYKRADPEWVEAVSEAKSRADAEGVADWRSLCERDPDPLPADVLDAVSEMYAAGTNAYTGAEWFDAPDIADAVERVRSL